The stretch of DNA ATTAAGCAAAACACACATAAAAGCCCATaaacaaagaataaaaaacacaaaaatgaaGTAAAATTCAAAgtcttaaaaatcaaaactttatcAACAAAACCTGTCCAAAATCTGCCAATTTAACAACCCCATCATCCGAAATCAAGAAATTTTCCGGCTTCAAGTCTCTATGAACAATCCTATTCCGATGACAAGCGTGGATCCCACTAACCATCTGCATCATCAACCCTTTAACTTCACCACCATCAATCCTCTCACTTCCGGCACCTCTAATCACGGCGGCGAGATCAGTCCTCAGAAACTCAAGAACAATCACGGCGTCTTCATCTTCTCGCCAGAAAAACTCGTGCATGAAAATAATGTTTTCGGAGCCCCGAAGAATTTTCAAAGCATCGATTTCTCTTGATGCTGATTGGTGATCGTGGACTTCTTTCAGTGCGACTGTTGTTCCGTCGGAGATACGACGGCCACGGTAGACGTCGGCGTAGGAACCGGAGCCGATGTGGTTGAGGATTTCGTATTTGGTTGTTATTTCGGGTCGGGTATGGATGCTCCAACTTGTTGTTGGAGGATCCATTTTCAGTTcttctcaaaataaaatatttaaaatttgaaaatgaaaataaaagaagaaatttgagTTTTGGAGAATTTGTTGTGAATGGTGCTAGCAGCTAccaatgtttgatttttctttggAGTTTCTATTCAACTCATTATGTTATTGTCTTCCTAAGTTGttcattttgttattttatacttttaaattatttttcatttcaattattatttatttcatttttaatcttttgATCTATTTGATTCGAGTTGAATTGAGTTTAGGCTATCGAGTTTAGCTGAGTTATTTGTGTGCTTTAATCGAGAATCgaatttaagttaaaaaaaaaaaaaacttgtcgCGAACTCAACTCGTGAGTTTCGAGTTGATTTATTGAGCCGATCCGAACTAATTAAGTTGATTCAATTTGACTCACTTCCAACTTTAGAATCAAGTATCCTCTACACGCAAATACATAAAGTAACCTCTTGAGTCTTGTAGAACTCAAAATGAACAACAAACTCTCGTCTCGTCAAtagtttttaacatttttttgacaagattATTTAATTGAATTGAGAAGATTTATGTTAATTTCACCCGACCCTTATTATAAGCGTTCTGACTTTTTTTTAACGTGTATTAAGCTTAAATGGTTAGTGAATTTAATGTGTTCATTGTGTGTATTTCTTCCaaaattgttatttatattgATATGCATACCTCTACATTTGACCTGCTAAATCAATAAGGGACTAAACATGACAACTTTAGTTGCACTAtatatgattttaaaactgtttttaGAACTGAACAAACTATGGGTCAGAGACTGAacaaaaacttaaattattatcTCTTATTGAACCACAGGTCAACTTTTTCTCATCTACACAAgctgtctaaaataccaaattaATCTTTTGTCTATCAAACATCGTACGAGACAAAATTTGCTCAATACTTTAAATTTTgtcttatttattttgtaatattattttgtccggtacttaaatttttaaaaatataataataagaaCACCAGGTAATTTGGAGACAATTATTTTCTAAAGAGATTTATAATCAGagatgaataaaatattttattgataaGATTAAAGGTGGGATGGCAAAGTAGGTCGGCCCGTCCCATTTAGGCCCGCTCCATTTAAGTCcgtcttctttttttctttttcattttttacaaTTTGATAATGAGTATATTAGGATTTGTTTATACTAAACCTTAGTTTGTGTACACAAAATTAGAACAAGATATAAATGAGTTTGTATAGAAGACTAAAAACTTTGAGTTGTGGAAATAGTTGGTTTGTGATTCACTAATTCTTATATCATCCAACATTTTAGAAGATTAAAAACTCTAGTTTGTGTAGAAGTAGAAGACactgaaacacaaaaatagaaatattgaCTTGAAGCTTGCCTTAAAGTCTTAAACGTCGGAAACTCTGGAGAGGAAGAACAAAACAGAAGTGGTGGAGCCTTGGAAGAATTCCAAACCCTAATTGTTTTGGAAGAAGatacgtgttttttttttgtttacaatgagctgaggatcgaacccatgacctataATGTACTACTTAAATCCCTCACCATTAGACCAAACCTTAAGAAGATACGTGTTTTAAGAAGGGGAAACAAACTTtctctttttttgtcaaaaaaataaggGAAATAAACAATCAAACTTTTACCAAAAACAAGGAAAAAAAGTTACTGGATTGGACTCCTCTCAAATCTCAATACAAAGCCCGCGGGCAAACCTGCCCCATCCCGTTTTTTAAGCGGGCTAGGCGGAGGCAGGCCAACTTTAGATATTGAGATGAAAATTTCAGCCCGGCCTGCCAAAAAATACGGGTCAAATGGACCGGCCCAGTAAGTCGGGCCCATTTGCCACCCCTAGATTAAAGACAATTGTTACtagaaactcacacacataagtGAACGATATAGGGTTCGATTTTCGATTACAACGTCTTATATAATAATTTCGGTATTTGTTAAATGAATTAGGATTTGtggatttttttattacattctATTAATTGGTATAGGACCATGACACAGGACCACATAATGTTATCAAgtcattaattttttgggtcatgctaaccggtgcccccggggcactggttaagaaaaccaaaaaaagaaagttttcaatagaaaataacacTATTTAAACTTTTGAGAAGTTGACTGTACAAACtccaatgccaaattactatttttacttccttaaccagtgcccccgtgccccgggggcactgtttagcattttcctaatttttttcttagctaaaatgtaaataattaaatacttgGTCAAAGGGTACACCccaagaaaaattaaataataaatatggtTGGTGTTATCAGTTTGGTCAAAAAATTGATTGATTacataaaaaagaagaagaaatcattgtgttttgtttttagtatTTAAGTAgtaatttttgtaattttgtctTATACTCCAGTGATGTTTTAAACAATGTCAACTGCTAAATTATACTACAGATAGTTTATgacttaaagaaaaattatttagtaATAGTAGATCTCTTACTAGTTCTTAGATTagattttatttcatatatgctattaaaaatagatttcaatgataaaaaGTTATGAAATTCATTAGATGCTTACGATAAGAAACTCATAACAAGTGCCCGtctagctcagttggtagagcgCAAGGCTCTTAACCTTGTGGTCGTGGGTTcgagccccacggtgggcgatttttcatatttttacaaTAACACTTCACAATTTAGATCTAGACAACAAATTAAAGAGATGGTGGTTGGGCCAATAAATTGTAGAGATGTTAAATAGAGACAATAATAGTCACCTTGTTCTTATACATCATAATATATGCAACAGCTAATCCGATGACCAATGAAAATTGGCCACCGTCCAAGACCatattttgttgaaattttgaACACGATTATAGACatcagcttttttttttttggtacattatagACATCAGCTTTATCTTTGAGTAAAATGATCCGTACATATCAACTATAGTCAACCTCCACAGTTGGAAAATATTTGTATCCATGTATGGAATTAGTAGAGATTGGGGCATTGAAGAATCAGAGCATGAGAAATTATGTTAAGATGCTAGAAATGGAATGATTTCCCTTACTTCATTCAATGTAATAGTGTTATATATACAAGTAGATGAACTATATCATAAGCTAGAAGCACAATCTAACTGTTCTTTAACTAACTAGAAGCACAATCTAACTGTCACCAACTACTTCTAAGCATCAAATTTACTGGGGGAAATCAATATATCCAAACATTTTGAATACTAGAGGACTACATATTTCTAGgacaaataaaattgttttagaGAGTATTCACTTTTAAGGATGAAAAAATGGATCAATTGATTCCACCTAAATGATAGTGTCAATGTGAATTTGGATTTTCTAAAGGCATAATTTCCTATATTTAGGCAAAATTTTAGGGTGAATCAATTGCTGATTCGGAGAATCCAAATTACTTTAGGGTGAATCAATTGCCGATGTGGAGTATTCACACATAAATGTACTTACATAGGAGTATGGACTGGAGTATGccatattttctctttcttaattaaattttgctTGAATGTAGGTGAAGTTAGGGAGATCAAAGtctcttataatttataacCATAATCATTAactcattgtttttcttttttatttttttggtacataactcGTTGTTTTTGTAAGGGCTTCCTCAAACTACCAAAACAATAAAAgttgataaataaatacaaacaaAACAATGTCCTTCCTCAAACTCCCAATATGCAGTTTTTAGAGGTTTTTTCACATAATATGTCCTTGTTTTCAAAGGAGTATTAATGATACACCAATATCACAACAGGTTTTGTGGGGTTCTTAGGTACTTACTGAGTGGCACATGCATGAGACATTGAGACATAATTTCCCAAGGTACTTACTCTACAGGCACACTGCAACAAAGCCAAGATATCACATGGGCTCTTCTAGGAGATATAGTGATTACTGATCATTGACAAAAGCCCACATCTAGCTTTCAAAGTCACAAAATTTGACTAGTCactttgtctttttttttcttcttatatcaACCTCTTGTTCTCAGGAGAAAGAGATCCCGATAATCTAGAGTTTGCTCGTAAGATAATTAAaatctaattaaaaattattttcaccaTAAATCGAACTCGGTTTCTTCCACATTATCTTTGATAATTGGTAGGATgtgttttacaaaataaatagataCATGTATGATAAATTACATGCATATAAGTAACATTTGCTTCTTCTCGCAATACTTTTGATGCAATTCCTTCTTGTATTGCTTCTATCATTTTTAATGAAAGAACTTAAGTTTGCTTgcgtcaaaaataaaaagtaacatTGGAGTATTTTTCTAATTTagttattaaaaatgtatatCAATTGTTCTTAAGTTCTAACACAACTAACAATGTCTATGTTTTGGATCACTCAAGTTCGATCCCGAGACCTCACAGACAGTGTACGAGTTTCAGTGATATTTACCACTTCATCTACCGACAAAAAAATGTATATCGATTATTAGAGTTTTAATGTTACAAATGGTATATACAACAATAATAATTCAGTCCAGATAACAATAACAAATATCCCTTTCTTATGCATATCAACCATACTTAACACTTTTATACTTATTTATGTTCACTAGAAACTCAACTCATTTATGTAAGTTGCTactttaataattattatactatgggtatttttggaaaaatattaaaCATCAACTCTTTTAAATAAGTTCTTTGATCTTtgataatttcatattttgtttgttatagAAAAAAGTAGAGTTGAGTATCATACTTTGAACAGCTACATGATATGCTGAAATTCACATGTCTTAAAACATATATGTAGTAGATACATGTCAGTGCTTGAAACATTCTCCATGTTTCAATTTTGAACAACATTTGTACTCATCATTCAATTACAACTCATAACAACAACCAACGTACAACAATTCAAGAAGCACCTAACAGTCAGAAATGATAAATTACCTACTTTTCCATTCTTGTACAAATTTGGttgattatttattattactttctCTTGTGACAGAAAACGGATTTTATGCAGTAACTTCTATAGACTGTCCAATTAGAAAGAATAGTTGAGATCAAAACTATGTAAAATTAGTCAGATTGCAGCACCAAATGAATCAAGAGTTGTTAAATAATTTTCTAGGGCCGAAAATGCCTTAAGGACAGTGTCatcagcacgcctcaggtattgtTACATGATTTACTATTTTACAGGTCATTCTCAGTGCTAAATTCATGGTTGTGTACTTTACGGTTGCCGACATCATTTATCGCAATCATAAGATAAGTTGACTGATCTCTATTTTCTTTCGTTCTTATTAGTATTTGTTTGATTACTTAAATTTATATGTGAAACAGTTACAACAGCCAATTTTGATCTTCCAGTCGCATGAAATGGCCTTTTTATTCGTTAGTTTTTCTAGAAATAGATATCAAATTaaataaaccatcaatttaatctctaaactatataaatataaatagtctttaaaatatataaaatccgTTAATTTAATCTCAACTATTAAGTTGTTAGatgttagcggccaacactcggtgaAATTTAGTCCCACATCAGATAGATAGGATTCTtaagaagagtttataaagagaaGCAATCcccaccttacaagccggtttagCCGGtcttgtaaggatgagttaggcctcgatattcatGACATTAGAGAGACTAAATTGACagattttcatatattttggaGACAAGGTGATAGTTTATTGTAGAGGCAATGAAGCATTTGAAGGATAAAAATAAGGTTGTCTTGGCTTAATGAATTGGTAATAATACAAAACATGGCTAGTAACACAATTGAGAGAATGAAAAATTCCCTTCACAATCCAATAAGGTCTTTGTTAACTGAAAATAGATAGATATACTAACTTACACCAGTTACAATACAAGCATAAGGATACATATTTAGATATGTAATAATCAGATGTCAGAATTCCAAATTTGACCTTGAAGCTTGAGCAAAATAACATCCATACCAAAAATAGGTATGATGGTACATTTGATGTGGATTAAGCAGCACAACCTCCACACACAATACCTCTGTCAGTCAAAATAAGATACATGTTATGTTAACATACAAGTGACAAGTCAAATGTAACAAGTGTATCATAAGGTCTCAGCACCAACTATTGGAAGGATACTGATTCACTGCTGTCAAATAATGGCGTGGTTTGACGTAGTAATCAATCACAGACGTTGATTTGAGATCGGACAATCCAGATCAGTTACAACTTACAGCACTGCTGTAATTGTGGGAAATCCAATCCTCTATTGGACATTgcatttgcaaaaaaaaaaaaaaataacatgaacCAAGCAGTTCACAAACTGAATGAGCCAATTCAGTCGGTTCATGAACTGTCCGCCACGGTTTGGTTGTTTTAGGTGTTGTGTGTTCAGTTCAATTTGGTTATTTTTATAGTCCTAATAGCAGTTAATAAAAGCAATTTGGTAGACTTCATTTCACAAAGAATCAGTTAGGTTCGAAAATGTACAATTCTGTTTTCTGTAAAAGAAGTTCAGATTTGGTTCGGAAGCACAGAATTGGTGCACAGCCGAACAAACCTTTATACTTATTTGGTTCCGGACGAACCATTAACACTCGGGTTCAGTTTTACCGAACTGTTGTAACAGTTCTTGCAATATCAACTTGCCTAACACAATCATGAGTTAATCATGAATTAGCACTATATAATGCAAAGACCAATGAtttgaattgtgattttgaaACCATAGGATCAAGAGGTACTTACACAAATGAGCAACCAGACCTTCTTTGCCTTTTCTTCCTCGGCATTTCTTTCCTCCTTGGAGGTTGAAGAACAACCTTAATCGCAGTATCGAAAACCGCTTTGACATTCTAAATCATGACAACACCTTAAATTAGATTCTATCTATCATAAGATTCTTCAAATATAAGCCAACATACATCATAAAAGACCTAACACCATTGAATTTTCAATATCAAATTTAAACCGGTCGGTTACCTGTTGAGTCTTCGAGCTGCACTCAATGTATGCCGCAGCACCAATTTGTTTCCTCAGTTCTTCTCCCTATAAGTAATGTACCATGTTTGAAGAATGAGAACCTTTAAACGTTGTTTAAAAAAGTGCTTAAGATGTAAATTAATCTTGACGAATCTCAATGACTTATCAAATCATTTCAGATGATttatacatataaataaatataaagacTCCAAACCTCAGCAGATGTTATAATATTATAACCCGCGTGATCAGCTGAATATCCACGATCTTCACGAAGATCTAAAatcaacaattcaattcaataatttatGTTATTAGTCTCTTCTCTTATTAAGTTAAATAACCAAAACAAACGAAGTATGTGAGGCTGCTTACCCAACTTCGTACCAACAAGAACAATTGGAACATTAGGAGCAAATCGACGCAATTCGGGCATCCACTGCGAGATAAAACGAAACAAGTAGACATGAATAACCGATCCATATTATATAGTGTAATCTTAAATTTAACATTATGTGCTTATTTGTGAGGTGAATTTTCTTTGACTATCTTCAAGTAGTTATCAATAGGCATAAGAGAAAAGTCAACAAAGCTATAGTGGCAAAAACAAACCAAAGATTCATTATTCAACTTAATTTCACTGTTTTAAATGAGTTGCAAGAGACACCTTGaacatttcaaaattaaaatttcacttttttgaCAATTGTAACAAAATAGTACTACTAAACAGTTAGCAAATATTTTAAAcaacatttttcaaaaacatgTTTATGTAAAAGGGcatagtaaaatttaattttatccaAGTTTTATGTAGcacaagaaaatattttttactcaaGTTGTTAATGAGTTTCGGTAAAGGTCAAATTAATCAGGAGTACCTGAGTTCAAATCCTAGTAGAGAAACAATCATCGATCAAACTAACTTCACTTACCTCGTAATCGAATTCCGGACTATCAGAACCTCTTTCTCATCTAACTAGAGATCTAAGACcaaaaaaagataatattttTGCACTATAAACTTTCTTCTCTATTTTCTATTTGCTACTATTTTCTTTTCCTGATTTTCCTCCCATATATCCCCAAAATGGCAACATAGTCTAAAGGAAAAAGTCTcactttttgaaaacttgaatccaaaatccaaaaatagcaactaaaaataaataaaatgaaaaagtaaCATATGATGAAATAGAGAAATAGGAATTAACCTTCTTAAGAACATTTTCATAGCTAGCTCTACTAATCAATGAAAATGCTAACACAAATATATCAGCTCCTCTATAGCTCAGTGGCCTCAATCTACTATAGTCTTCTTGGCcttcaaaaattgaaaaaacaaatgTCAAATCAAAGTAAAGAGTAATAAATTAATACTTTTCGTGTTtctggtcactattataagcaaaaaaacagctttttaggtttattgaaaaactgatgtatctagtcaataatgaaattaagaataatttttttgcttataatagtaaCACGGGGaataataaacaacaaaaattatttatttatttatttattttctttttgttgcaaAAAGAAAACCAAAACAAAGTATTATATACCTGCAGTGTCCCATAACCCCAAATTCACAATGCTTCCATCCACAGCTACATTTGCACTAAAATTATCAAATACTGTTGGTATATAATCCTGCaacagaaataaaataaaattaaaaaaagatcaGAAacatttttatgataaaaataaatataaataaaatcataaaaattgccaagaaaaaacagaaaacagaTAATGAAGCATATAAGCACAAATTAGTATAGAGTGATTGGCATTAAAAAGTTCAAAACTTTATCATGTTCATATATTGTGTTCTTGAAGAAAAATAAgcatttaaataataaaacctctaaaaataaaaattaaaaaaaaagggaaatttatatttatatcataTGAATGAATGATTAAGGAATAAAATTTACAGTGGGGAATTTGTTGCTGGTGTAGCAAATGAGCATGCAAGTTTTTCCAACAGCTCCATCACCAACAGTAACACATTTAATGAACTTTGATGCACTCATGATATAAAAATAGGAAATGTTTGGTAAGACTAAGAGTATAAGAAGGAAAAGACAAGCACTTGTTTGGTTTTTAATGTAGAAAGAAACAACCTCAAAAGTTTGATTGAGTTTTGAGGTTTGAAGAGAGTTAAGAAGGAGTAAATGAAGAAAAGGGGTTTCTCTGGATTTTGGTATCTGAGTTTGCATTAAAGAGTGTGAGAGTGAGGTAGAGAAATAGATATAGAGAGAGAGACCCTTGTCCTTGTTTAGAGAAActagagattaaaaaaaatgattaaaaagttggttaattttttaaaattataaagtatGATTTGAAATTATTGACAAATTAAGgaagtagtaatttttttaaaaatgatatttagTTGTCAAGCTTTtgatataaaaacaaaatacaggTCTCGTCCGATTAATAAGTGGTTAATTTATACCGGACTTGAATTGACCTCCTACACTTTAAtacttagctcaactagcttaatcAGTTGAGTTATTCATCTCACTTTAA from Trifolium pratense cultivar HEN17-A07 linkage group LG5, ARS_RC_1.1, whole genome shotgun sequence encodes:
- the LOC123887160 gene encoding rac-like GTP-binding protein ARAC7 isoform X2, producing MQTQIPKSRETPFLHLLLLNSLQTSKLNQTFEVVSFYIKNQTSACLFLLIIMSASKFIKCVTVGDGAVGKTCMLICYTSNKFPTDYIPTVFDNFSANVAVDGSIVNLGLWDTAGQEDYSRLRPLSYRGADIFVLAFSLISRASYENVLKKWMPELRRFAPNVPIVLVGTKLDLREDRGYSADHAGYNIITSAEGEELRKQIGAAAYIECSSKTQQNVKAVFDTAIKVVLQPPRRKEMPRKKRQRRSGCSFVGIVCGGCAA
- the LOC123887160 gene encoding rac-like GTP-binding protein ARAC7 isoform X3, producing the protein MSASKFIKCVTVGDGAVGKTCMLICYTSNKFPTDYIPTVFDNFSANVAVDGSIVNLGLWDTAGQEDYSRLRPLSYRGADIFVLAFSLISRASYENVLKKWMPELRRFAPNVPIVLVGTKLDLREDRGYSADHAGYNIITSAEGEELRKQIGAAAYIECSSKTQQNVKAVFDTAIKVVLQPPRRKEMPRKKRQRRSGCSFVGIVCGGCAA
- the LOC123887160 gene encoding rac-like GTP-binding protein ARAC7 isoform X1, with the protein product MQTQIPKSRETPFLHLLLLNSLQTSKLNQTFEVVSFYIKNQTSACLFLLILLVLPNISYFYIMSASKFIKCVTVGDGAVGKTCMLICYTSNKFPTDYIPTVFDNFSANVAVDGSIVNLGLWDTAGQEDYSRLRPLSYRGADIFVLAFSLISRASYENVLKKWMPELRRFAPNVPIVLVGTKLDLREDRGYSADHAGYNIITSAEGEELRKQIGAAAYIECSSKTQQNVKAVFDTAIKVVLQPPRRKEMPRKKRQRRSGCSFVGIVCGGCAA